The following are from one region of the Flavobacteriales bacterium genome:
- a CDS encoding Omp28-related outer membrane protein, translating into MKKLLLGVAAMTSFAAFAQLPVSTAPENRNVVLEEFTGINCPWCPDGHKLANQYAAANPGDVFLINIHTGGFANPGSGQPNYTTSFGAAIAGQTNLTGYPSGTINRQDFSPTYSQNTSGTAMNRSDWDDAGDLVLNDSSYVNLAVEGTIDVAAQTLTVDVELFYTGDGAPQNKLNVAVLQNGVPGPQVGAATLYPEMLNPDGTYNHMHMLRHLMAGQWGDDIDTTDAGTLVSRSYTWNIPASINGVPVDLSNLEIVAFVAEGQQFIVSGVDGPIDFVNFPFQTNARVLDVSSEQEVCALELNPQVTVQNWGGDTLTSIEFSYDVNGSGAMTYTWTGQLAPLASATASLPTISFMDNGTNTLNVYIISTNGSADQNASDNIGSIGSIVQNSGLGNLRLIMRQDRYGEEITWRIRNEAGQIVESGGPYQQLLSNGTQDHIHVLNLTDVECHRLEVLDSYGDGINSGYGNGKYWIEQADLIRIIEGDGVYTASIDHPFDYTATVGIEEEALSGVELYPNPTDELTTLSIELAGNDDVTYTVVNALGQVMATATVSGTAGINNIELNTSNWETGLYYINLEYNGQQSVEKLNVIH; encoded by the coding sequence AAATTGGCCAATCAATACGCAGCTGCCAATCCCGGCGATGTGTTTTTGATCAACATCCATACGGGTGGTTTTGCCAACCCCGGATCGGGTCAGCCGAACTACACCACTTCTTTTGGAGCGGCTATCGCAGGTCAAACGAACCTGACGGGTTATCCGTCCGGCACGATCAACCGTCAGGATTTTAGTCCTACCTATTCGCAAAACACGAGTGGCACGGCCATGAATCGCAGTGACTGGGACGATGCCGGCGACCTTGTTTTGAATGACTCTAGTTACGTTAACCTTGCCGTTGAGGGAACTATCGACGTTGCCGCACAAACTTTGACCGTTGACGTTGAATTGTTCTACACCGGAGACGGTGCGCCGCAGAATAAATTGAACGTAGCCGTATTGCAAAACGGTGTCCCGGGTCCACAAGTAGGTGCTGCTACTTTGTACCCTGAGATGTTGAATCCAGACGGAACGTACAACCACATGCACATGCTGCGTCACTTGATGGCCGGTCAGTGGGGTGATGATATCGACACCACCGATGCGGGAACGCTGGTATCGCGTTCATATACTTGGAACATTCCGGCCAGTATCAACGGTGTACCGGTCGACTTGAGCAATTTAGAGATCGTGGCTTTCGTTGCGGAAGGACAGCAATTCATCGTTTCAGGAGTTGATGGTCCTATCGACTTCGTCAACTTCCCATTCCAAACGAACGCTCGTGTACTCGACGTAAGTTCAGAGCAAGAAGTTTGTGCTTTGGAGTTGAATCCACAAGTTACCGTTCAAAACTGGGGTGGCGACACGTTGACCAGTATCGAGTTCAGCTACGACGTTAATGGATCTGGAGCCATGACCTACACTTGGACCGGTCAACTCGCTCCTTTGGCCTCTGCTACGGCTTCATTGCCTACCATTAGCTTTATGGATAACGGCACCAACACCTTGAACGTGTACATCATCAGCACGAACGGATCTGCCGATCAAAACGCATCCGACAACATCGGTTCTATCGGAAGTATCGTTCAGAACTCAGGATTGGGTAATTTGCGTCTCATCATGCGTCAAGACCGCTACGGAGAGGAGATCACTTGGAGAATCCGCAACGAGGCCGGTCAAATCGTAGAAAGTGGTGGACCATACCAACAGCTTTTATCTAACGGAACACAAGACCACATTCACGTTTTGAATTTGACCGACGTAGAGTGCCACAGACTTGAAGTACTCGACAGCTACGGTGACGGAATCAACTCAGGATACGGAAACGGTAAGTACTGGATCGAGCAAGCTGACTTGATCAGAATCATTGAAGGTGATGGCGTTTATACGGCGAGCATCGACCACCCATTCGATTACACGGCTACGGTCGGAATCGAAGAAGAAGCGTTGAGCGGTGTTGAATTGTATCCTAATCCGACGGATGAGCTCACGACATTGAGTATCGAGTTGGCCGGAAATGACGATGTAACGTATACCGTTGTTAATGCATTGGGGCAAGTTATGGCTACTGCAACAGTAAGCGGAACGGCCGGAATCAACAACATCGAGTTGAACACGAGCAACTGGGAAACCGGCTTGTACTACATCAACCTCGAATACAACGGACAGCAATCTGTGGAGAAACTGAACGTTATCCACTAA
- a CDS encoding TlpA family protein disulfide reductase, with protein sequence MKKLFFSLLILGSVTFASAQATLPSVDLQNLEGSIVNTNEWNNEGKPMIISFWATWCKPCVTELTAIHDEYIDWVDETGVKLIAVSIDDTRNSMRVAPFVNGRGWEYEIYLDPNADFKRAMNVGNIPHTFLVDGNGNVVWQHSGYAPGDEAELYDMVVRLANGDEVEH encoded by the coding sequence ATGAAAAAGCTCTTCTTCTCTCTCCTGATCTTGGGTTCGGTGACCTTTGCATCTGCGCAAGCCACTTTGCCCTCGGTAGATCTCCAAAACTTGGAAGGTTCCATCGTGAACACGAACGAATGGAACAACGAAGGAAAACCGATGATCATCAGCTTTTGGGCAACGTGGTGTAAGCCCTGTGTTACGGAACTCACTGCAATTCACGACGAATACATCGACTGGGTCGATGAAACAGGTGTGAAACTGATCGCTGTTTCGATTGATGATACCCGTAACTCCATGCGCGTGGCTCCTTTCGTAAACGGTCGAGGTTGGGAATACGAGATCTACCTCGACCCCAATGCCGATTTCAAACGCGCCATGAACGTGGGAAATATTCCGCATACTTTTTTGGTCGACGGAAACGGAAACGTGGTTTGGCAACACAGTGGATACGCGCCCGGCGATGAAGCCGAGCTCTACGATATGGTCGTTCGCCTAGCGAACGGCGATGAAGTAGAACACTAA
- a CDS encoding Omp28 family outer membrane lipoprotein — MKKLNALFILVFGLAAGCDYIDDPIQGGNGGGPNPSDSLVQKVLVEDYTGHKCPNCPDAASLAEDLKAIYGDQVVVVAVHAGFFASPSTGFETDFTTPEGEAMNSFFGFAAYPSGMVNRKGYPGQHVLNFQAWPPEVADAIPETPRADLNLKAELNGNTITADVEVIYQTDLDGDYAVVVWVTEDGIIAPQVYVGQTIPDYEHNHVLRTSLNSTWGDTLSSGPVDILTPYEATFSTTWNSDWNEQNCHVVAFLYDLETYEVIQVEEIKL; from the coding sequence ATGAAAAAACTCAATGCACTATTCATTCTGGTTTTCGGCCTCGCGGCCGGATGCGATTATATCGACGACCCCATTCAAGGCGGCAACGGCGGTGGACCTAACCCCTCCGATTCACTCGTACAAAAAGTGCTGGTCGAAGATTACACCGGACACAAATGCCCAAACTGCCCCGATGCGGCCAGTTTAGCCGAGGATCTCAAGGCTATTTATGGCGATCAAGTGGTCGTAGTGGCAGTTCACGCAGGTTTTTTCGCCAGTCCGAGTACCGGGTTCGAAACCGATTTTACCACGCCCGAAGGCGAAGCTATGAACTCCTTTTTCGGATTTGCCGCGTACCCCTCCGGAATGGTCAATCGTAAAGGCTATCCGGGCCAGCATGTCTTGAACTTCCAAGCCTGGCCACCGGAGGTCGCCGATGCAATTCCTGAAACACCACGAGCCGATCTCAACCTCAAGGCTGAGCTCAATGGAAACACGATCACGGCTGATGTTGAAGTCATTTACCAAACCGACTTAGACGGTGACTATGCCGTTGTGGTTTGGGTGACCGAGGACGGTATCATTGCCCCTCAAGTGTACGTCGGACAAACCATCCCGGATTACGAGCACAATCACGTACTGCGCACATCGCTCAACAGCACTTGGGGCGATACTTTAAGTAGTGGTCCGGTCGATATATTAACTCCATACGAGGCCACCTTCAGTACCACTTGGAACAGCGATTGGAATGAGCAAAACTGCCATGTGGTAGCTTTCCTATACGATTTGGAGACCTACGAGGTTATTCAGGTGGAGGAAATAAAGCTGTAA